In the genome of Leptospira broomii serovar Hurstbridge str. 5399, the window GAAGGCGTGACTATTTCTCATATCGCCAGTGAAGGGACCGCATACGGACAGAAATCGGAAAACCATAAACCGAAGGAACAAGAAGACGAGCAGTCCGTTCGAGCTTCGTACATGGTTGCTTGCGATGGGGGAAGAAGTACGGTCCGAGATAAATTGAATATCAAGTTGATCGGAAAAAGTTTCCCCGAGCCCTGGCTTGTCGTCGATCTTAAACAGAAAAATTTGGAATTGGGATTGAGGCACCTACCTTATTTTAATTTTTACTGCGATCCAAAGGGTCCAGTAGTCAGTTGTCCCCAGCCTGATGGCTATCATCGATTCGAATTCAGGCTCAAGAAAGGTACGTCGAAAGAATACATGGAAAAGCCGGAAACGATCCGGAAGCTATTATCCAAACATGTGAATCCGGATCATTTCGAAGTGAAACGCAGGCTAGTCTATACGTTCAACGGACTCGTCGCGGAAAAATGGAAAGAGGGGCGGATATTTCTCGCAGGTGATGCCGCACATATGACTCCTCAGTTTATGGGGCAGGGAATGAGCTCCGGAGTTCGAGACGCATTTAATCTAGGCTGGAAGTTGATTGAGGTAATGAGCGGACGAGCTAGCGAGAAATTATTGGATACGTATCAAAGCGAACGATATTTTCACGCTAAAGATATGATTCTTGTCTCCATACTTTTAAAGGATGTGGTTTCTTTGGAGAATAAATTTTTTGCCATGATACGTAATGCGTTACTAAGAGCGATCAAGTCGGTTCCGAGTTTGTATAACATTTTCCGAGAGGGAAAATTCAAACCAAAGCCAAAATATAAAAAAGGAACCTATTTAGGTTTACCTAGAAATTCAGAGAACATACATGCAGGTACTTTAATGCCTCAACCGGATCTTCAAATCATGGATGGTACGTGTCGAAAAATGGACGAGATCATCGGTGATTCGTACGCCTTAATTGGGCAGGGAATTGATCCAAGAGATGGTCTTTCGGATGCCTCTCTTTCTTTTCTTAATTCACTTGGGACAAAGTATATTACGATTTATGAAAAAGGAAACAGACCACAAGGCATCAATGAAGTAGTCCGAAATTTCGATCCAAATTGGGACGAGGTAGAAGATATTTACGGCCTTTTGAGTCCTTGGTTCCGAAAGGCGGGATACAAGAAGAGCGGATTCGTCCTACTTCGTCCTGATAAATTCGTTTTTGGAATGGCCAAAGGAACCGGGGATAAGCTCGCTCAGGAATTGGAACGCAGACTCGATTTGAAATCCGCAGCTCGTCCCGTAAAAAATAAGGAGTTGGTCAGAGCTTAAAATGAACAATTCTGTAAATTATTCCAATATTCAATCGGCCGCTTCGGCTTTACGGGCGGCAAGAAATAGCGGAAAACCGATCCCGCCGATATCGGAAACGTATGGAATTCAAGGTTTAGAAATTTCTTATGAAATCGCTAAGGTTAACAATTCGGAAAGATTGAAAACCGGTGTTAAGGAAGTAGGAAAGAAAATCGGGCTAACTTCTAGAGCAGTTCAGATTCAGCTTGGGGTCGATCAACCCGATTTCGGCACCTTATTCTCCGATATGGAATATTTGGATTCGGATGCGGTTCCGACTGCGGGCCTCCTGCAGCCTAAGATCGAGGCGGAAGTAGCTTTCATATTGGCTCGCGATATCCAGGAGAATATACCAAGTTACGGAGAATTTTTAAATTCGATTCTGTATGCACTTCCCGCTTTGGAGATCGTCGATAGCGCCATCGAAAATTGGAAAATAAAATTGGAAGATACTGTGGCGGATAACGCTTCTTGCGGGCTTTTTGTATTAGGAAATCAGCCGATTGCTTTGGGCAACTTGGATCTCGCCGGAGTTGGGATGTTCCTGCGAAAAAATGGTAAGATTGAATCTGTCGGCTCTGGAGCGGCTTGCTTGAATCATCCTCTTCGGGCCGCCTATTGGCTTGCTAAAAATCTAATAGAAAGGGGCCAGGGACTACGAGCGGGGCAGATTGTCTTGTCCGGAGCATTAGGACCTATGGTGCCTATTCAGCCTGGGGATGATTTGGATGCGGAGATTACTGGCCTCGGAAGAGTTTCTTGTAGAATGATCTGATACCCCATTTAATATTAGGAAGTTATTATGGAAAGAAAAATTAAGTCCGCAATCATCGGTTCGGGAAATATCGGCACTGATCTGATGATTAAAATTTTGAGAAAATCCAAAAGTTTGGAGATGGCCGTTTTGGTTGGCATCGATCGAAGCTCGGACGGGTTGGCTCGGGCAACTAGAATGGGAGTTCCGACAACATATAAGGGAGTGGAGGGTTTATTAGAAATTCCGAATTTTAACGAAATCGAAATCGTATTCGACGCGACCTCCGCTTCCTCCCATATCGAAAACGAAAGAATATTGAGAAAGGCAAACCCGAATATCAGACTAATTGATTTAACACCGGCAGCGATCGGTCCTTATTGTGTACCTGTTGTGAATTTGGATCTGAATCTAGAGCAAAAAAACATTAATATGATCACCTGTGGCGGACAAGCGACGGTTCCGGTGGTTTACGCAGTTTCTAGAATCGTAGAAGTTCACTACGCGGAAATCGTAGCCTCGATCAGCAGTAAATCGGCTGGACCGGGTACAAGAGCGAATATAGACGAGTTTACCGAGACTACTTCTAGAGCACTAGAATTGGTCGGAGGAGCCAAGAAGGGAAAATCAATCATAGTAATGAATCCTGCTGAACCTCCACTTATGATGCGAGATACAATCTACGTATTATCAAAAATAGGAGACCAAGCTAAGATAGAAACGTCCATCCAAGACATGGTAGCATCCGTCCAGCGGTACGTTCCTGGATATCGCTTAAAACAAAAAGTTTTGTTCGATATTATTCCGGAGGATAAACCTCTGAAAATTCCGGGCGTTGGAACCCTTTCCGGCTTAAAGACTACTGTTTTTATCGAAGTAGAAGGTGCCGCACATTATCTGCCTTCTTTTGCCGGTAATTTGGACATTATGACGTCTGCGGCTTTGGCAACCGGAGAAAGAATCTCAGAATTACTAAATAATAAATTACGAGAGGTTGCAAAATGATTCTTCCGGAAAATAAAAAACTATTCATTTCAGATGTGACTTTAAGAGACGGGAGTCATGCAATTCGCCACCAGTATTCC includes:
- the mhpA gene encoding bifunctional 3-(3-hydroxy-phenyl)propionate/3-hydroxycinnamic acid hydroxylase MhpA → MENLNNINESTYDVGIIGLGPTGLTLAHLLGRRGLRVIVLEKEPVFYGNARAVYTDDECLRVFQAAGVAEDLHKGMMFDIPVQFTYEDGTPIVQYTPTGTPNGWPIINFFYQPYLETTLTEKLQQYSNVTVLRGRECRSFEQDSEGVTISHIASEGTAYGQKSENHKPKEQEDEQSVRASYMVACDGGRSTVRDKLNIKLIGKSFPEPWLVVDLKQKNLELGLRHLPYFNFYCDPKGPVVSCPQPDGYHRFEFRLKKGTSKEYMEKPETIRKLLSKHVNPDHFEVKRRLVYTFNGLVAEKWKEGRIFLAGDAAHMTPQFMGQGMSSGVRDAFNLGWKLIEVMSGRASEKLLDTYQSERYFHAKDMILVSILLKDVVSLENKFFAMIRNALLRAIKSVPSLYNIFREGKFKPKPKYKKGTYLGLPRNSENIHAGTLMPQPDLQIMDGTCRKMDEIIGDSYALIGQGIDPRDGLSDASLSFLNSLGTKYITIYEKGNRPQGINEVVRNFDPNWDEVEDIYGLLSPWFRKAGYKKSGFVLLRPDKFVFGMAKGTGDKLAQELERRLDLKSAARPVKNKELVRA
- a CDS encoding acetaldehyde dehydrogenase (acetylating); translated protein: MERKIKSAIIGSGNIGTDLMIKILRKSKSLEMAVLVGIDRSSDGLARATRMGVPTTYKGVEGLLEIPNFNEIEIVFDATSASSHIENERILRKANPNIRLIDLTPAAIGPYCVPVVNLDLNLEQKNINMITCGGQATVPVVYAVSRIVEVHYAEIVASISSKSAGPGTRANIDEFTETTSRALELVGGAKKGKSIIVMNPAEPPLMMRDTIYVLSKIGDQAKIETSIQDMVASVQRYVPGYRLKQKVLFDIIPEDKPLKIPGVGTLSGLKTTVFIEVEGAAHYLPSFAGNLDIMTSAALATGERISELLNNKLREVAK
- a CDS encoding 2-keto-4-pentenoate hydratase; amino-acid sequence: MNNSVNYSNIQSAASALRAARNSGKPIPPISETYGIQGLEISYEIAKVNNSERLKTGVKEVGKKIGLTSRAVQIQLGVDQPDFGTLFSDMEYLDSDAVPTAGLLQPKIEAEVAFILARDIQENIPSYGEFLNSILYALPALEIVDSAIENWKIKLEDTVADNASCGLFVLGNQPIALGNLDLAGVGMFLRKNGKIESVGSGAACLNHPLRAAYWLAKNLIERGQGLRAGQIVLSGALGPMVPIQPGDDLDAEITGLGRVSCRMI